One part of the Muntiacus reevesi chromosome 20, mMunRee1.1, whole genome shotgun sequence genome encodes these proteins:
- the C20H6orf132 gene encoding uncharacterized protein C6orf132 homolog → MGALSPAPTVSSPSTPTPPDFIPPAPPQAIQAPPPPLVPTPTPPAPGSPHAVGTHLFPAGGVTKWKSEVVLNGRQPDAPRSSPPRSPAEPKGGLLGPESHLTFPRSFKVPPPTPVRTSSISIPEVQGAPPEDEEPTKKGPSRPSLPPSFQIRSACQAYPDRASELVHPEEPGAVAPAGPRPGQPQVQSSEQAKTPPPAPPLPPPAPPLPPPAPPLPPAAPPLPSAEKAAPPPAGFMKRPKASSPAPEPKPDPPSPEETASSEPMDWRDPSQMAKLRDELSAYLCGSRREDRLASHRPGPAAASQGREDHKHPSLPAKEAPPSLLQKEAPPSLPKKEAPSSIPEESPCSRPKKDATSLMLPPVDYLPQDAPTPSVWEIRKKLEAQLSSSAEKEARPSRGSLPPKPQPEGGRIFENRVDNGKFSKPVAKNLPPLSTTPLPNTPLQSKVTPGPATPPKATPGQATPPKATPGPATPPKATPGPATPPKATPGPATPPKAMPGPASPPKATPGPATPPKATPGPATPPKATPGQTTPPKATSLPITSSQLIAEKNLVAAGQREKPEHEELAVPSKPAVEGHSSEANKPPTQGARSSPAFPPKISPGREEAPCFYKPHRSQSSPSREVAVVTPTLSRGEAAGSGKPVEGKEPQELPPKSPASPQAADELLRHPVTGEVVERGSPMALLLAAKQRAQKGRPRGTALGRSSLPGSVRGPSQPEAGSDTILYNEGQPNSFTVVPKVSKETGNVPQLTSPEQPKGLRQWEPQPRRDPNGTESGRGPSWTKVEPRASAAWERPEPSSLLQGRLLPKSFSSPPSPSHKPEEDKEEEFNFEVIPPPPEFSNDPEPPTAPLQYLGRRGSPPRNNFSDLGQLANAGPPRSFSHFSADPGPARGLERFSGGGGGRSLIKKRLYVGEPHRNPGPPRGGTGRSLSSPNCFGPQPGGPFAAPSGPEMRRVNSAGRGPPGGLHSRKMSLEGAPRGETKYKARGGGGGDYGCAPATATGRSPHNNTHYGISINTFTVRPGTRHPISYAYSGAHWKAPS, encoded by the exons ATGGGGGCCctttcccccgcccccaccgtTTCCTCCCCATCCACACCCACTCCTCCAGACTTCATTCCGcccgccccaccccaggccattcaagccccacctccacccctcgTGCCAACCCCgacacccccagccccagggtcGCCCCATGCCGTGGGGACCCACCTCTTCCCTGCTGGGGGTGTCACCAAGTGGAAATCGGAAGTAGTGCTGAATGGCAGGCAGCCTGACGCCCCCAGAAGCAGCCCCCCCAGGAGCCCTGCTGAGCCCAAGGGGGGCCTCCTGGGTCCGGAGTCCCACCTCACCTTCCCCCGGTCATTCAAGgtgcctcccccaaccccagtcaGGACTTCGTCCATCTCCATTCCAGAGGTACAAGGGGCTCCTCCTGAGGACGAAGAGCCCACCAAGAAGGGCCCCAGTCGACCCTCACTGCCTCCCAGCTTCCAGATCCGCTCTGCGTGCCAGGCCTACCCAGACAGGGCTTCTGAGCTAGTGCACCCCGAGGAGCCCGGCGCTGTGGCACCGGCTGGCCCGAGGCCGGGCCAGCCTCAGGTCCAGAGCAGTGAACAAGCCAAGACAccacctccagcccctcccctgccccctcctgcaCCCCCACTCCCTCCGCCAGCACCCCCGCTGCCCCCAGCCGCCCCTCCTCTGCCATCTGCCGAGAAGGCAGCCCCTCCACCTGCTGGGTTTATGAAAAGGCCCAAGGCTAGCTCTCCTGCTCCCGAACCCAAGCCTGACCCCCCGAGCCCGGAGGAGACAGCCTCTTCGGAGCCCATGGACTGGCGGGATCCCAGCCAGATGGCAAAGCTGCGGGACGAGCTGTCAGCCTATCTTTGCGGCTCCAGGAGAGAGGACCGGCTCGCCAGTCACAGACCAGGTCCAGCGGCAGCCTCTCAGGGAAGGGAGGACCACAAGCATCCCAGCCTGCCAGCGAAAGAGGCGCCCCCAAGTCTGCTACAGAAGGAGGCGCCCCCAAGCCTGCCGAAGAAGGAGGCCCCTTCAAGCATTCCTGAGGAGAGTCCCTGCAGCCGGCCAAAGAAGGATGCCACCAGCCTGATGCTCCCTCCTGTGGATTACCTCCCCCAAGACGCGCCAACTCCTAGCGTCTGGGAGATTCGGAAGAAGCTGGAGGCCCAGCTTTCCTCATCAGCTGAGAAGGAGGCCAGGCCCAGCAGAGGCTCTCTGCCTCCCAAACCTCAGCCAGAAGGGGGAAGAATCTTTGAAAACAGAGTTGATAACggcaaattctccaagcctgtgGCCAAGAATCTGCCACCTCTATCCACCACCCCTCTGCCAAACACACCACTTCAGTCCAAGGTCACACCCGGACCAGCCACCCCACCCAAGGCCACGCCTGGACAAGCCACCCCACCCAAGGCCACACCTGGGCCAGCCACCCCACCCAAGGCCACACCCGGGCCAGCCACACCACCCAAGGCCACGCCCGGACCAGCCACACCACCCAAGGCCATGCCCGGACCAGCCTCACCACCCAAGGCCACACCCGGGCCGGCCACACCACCCAAGGCCACGCCCGGACCAGCCACACCACCCAAGGCCACGCCTGGACAAACCACACCACCCAAGGCCACATCTCTACCCATCACATCTTCCCAACTGATAGCAGAAAAGAACTTGGTCGCAGCTGGGCAGCGGGAGAAGCCAGAACATGAAGAACTTGCAGTGCCCTCCAAGCCAGCGGTAGAGGGGCACTCCTCAGAGGCCAATAAGCCTCCTACACAGGGAGCCCGCTCATCTCCAGCCTTCCCCCCAAAGATATCACCTGGGCGAGAAGAGGCGCCGTGTTTCTACAAGCCCCATCGCAGCCAGAGCAGCCCCAGCAGAGAGGTGGCCGTGGTGACGCCCACTCTGTCCAGAGGAGAGGCTGCAGGGTCAGGCAAGCCTGTGGAGGGGAAGGAGCCCCAGGAGCTGCCGCCCAAGTCCCCAGCCTCACCCCAGGCTGCTGACGAGCTCCTCAGGCACCCGGTGACGGGGGAGGTGGTGGAGCGGGGCTCCCCAATGGCCCTGCTCCTTGCAGCCAAGCAGAGGGCCCAGAAGGGGAGGCCCAGGGGGACTGCCCTGGGCCGGTCCTCCCTGCCAGGGAGTGTCCGAGGCCCCAGCCAGCCCGAGGCAGGCTCTGATACCATCTTGTACAACGAGGGCCAGCCCAACTCCTTCACTGTGGTCCCCAAGGTGTCCAAGGAGACTGGGAATGTCCCCCAGCTAACCTCGCCAGAACAGCCCAAAGGACTCCGTCAGTGGGAGCCCCAGCCCCGCAGGGACCCGAACGGCACGGAGTCGGGCCGCGGGCCCAGCTGGACAAAGGTGGAGCCCCGGGCCTCGGCGGCCTGGGAGAGAccagagccctccagcctcctccaggGCCGCCTGCTGCCCAAgtctttctcttcccctccttctccttcccacaAACCGGAGGAAGACAAGGAGGAGGAGTTCAACTTTGAGGTCATCCCGCCACCGCCAGAATTCAGCAATGACCCCGAGCCCCCGACCGCCCCCTTGCAGTATCTGGGGCGCCGGGGTTCCCCTCCCCGGAACAATTTCTCAGACTTGGGGCAGCTCGCCAACGCGGGCCCACCTCGCAGCTTCTCTCACTTCTCCGCCGATCCAGGTCCGGCCCGGGGCCTGGAGCGCTTctcgggcgggggcgggggtcgcTCGCTCATCAAGAAGCGCCTTTACGTCGGGGAGCCCCACCGCAACCCCGGGCCGCCTCGCGGCGGCACCGGCCGCAGCCTGAGCTCCCCCAACTGCTTCGGGCCGCAGCCCGGGGGCCCCTTTGCAGCGCCCAGCGGCCCCGAGATGCGGCGCGTCAACTCGGCGGGCCGCGGGCCCCCGGGCGGCCTGCACTCGCGGAAGATGTCCCTGGAGGGCGCCCCTCGCGGAGAGACCAAGTACAAAgctcgcggcggcggcggcggcgactaCGGCTGCGCCCCGGCTACCGCTACCGGCAG GTCTCCCCACAACAACACACACTATGGAATCTCCATCAACACATTCACTGTGAGGCCTGGGACCCGCCATCCCATCTCCTATGCCTACTCAGGGGCCCATTGGAAGGCCCCGTCCTGA